AGTCAACATATCTATCAAGTATGGAATCAAAGAATCCTCCAAATTTGCTCGTTTGCATTCTAGCCCTCGCTATTTCTCCATCGACTCCATCGAGAATTGATGATAATTGATAAAGTATCCCAGCAAGAGGTACACTTACTAAATTTACTAGGGCTGAGAAGAGGCCAAACAGAAAAGTTATTACCGTCATCTGGTCAGGTGTAATCTTGTCTACAAGAAGAGCCGATATCCTTGTCGAAATCTTTCTGTTCAGATATCTACTCACGAAACCGTCCCCTACTCCTTTAACGGAGGTGTAAACTATTAGCCTCTTGGCCTTCCTCAAATCCTCGGGCGTATCAACGTCCATCCAGAAAAGGCCATCCACGAAGGTCACCCTAAGCTTCGCCTCCTTAACAACATCCCTTAACTCAACAACATCCTTCTCCCTTGCAAGCCTTTCGGTGACCTGGAATATAGAATCATCCAGAACGAAGAATCCAGTATCTAGAGCATCCCAATTCCTGATCTCTTTCCCTATTTCAACAACTCTTCCATCTCTAACAACAACTTTTGTTGCCTCCTCTATATCTACGAACTTTGGCCTTCTATCCGCTATCAACCCTTCCCCCTTAACGGCAATCTCGTAGAATTTCTCTTCGTAAACATGATCGCTCATCACGAGCACAAACTTGCCCTTCACATGATCCTTGGCCATGTGCAAAGAATACCCGTTCCCTCTCTCTGGATTTGGGTTCACAACTACCTTTGCATTAAATCCGTGGGCATTTACGAAGTCCCTGTAAAGTTGCTCGTATCTCTCGTTTGTGACTATTATGAACTCTGATATGCCAAATTTCATCAGATTCTTCATCGTTCTATAGATAAGTTCCCTTCCCGCTACTTTGATTAATCCTTTTGGTTTCTCACCCATTCTTGTCCCATAACCTGCTGCCAATATTACAGCCCTCACCTCACCACCTCCTTGAACTTTTCATAGCTTATTTGAAGGGCCTTGATGACTGGAAGCTCTTCGCCAGCAAAGAAAGTTAGCATGGCTCCCCCACCTGTGGAAACATGACTTATCCCCTCGATTCCATACTTTTGAATGCTCGCTATGGAATGGCCTCCACCAAGGACGCTGAAGGCATTGCTCTCGGCTATTGCTTTGAACACTTCCACGGTTCCAAAGGCAAACTCCTCCCTCTCAAATACCCCCATAGGTCCATTGGCGACTACAACCTTTGCCTTCATGATGATCTCCCTATACTTCTCAACCGTTCTACTCCCTATATCCATTATCTGGTAGTTATTTAGAAGTTCCCTTCTTTCACTCAGCAGATCAACTTCAACCCTTTCACCCTCGTAGTCCACAGCAAAGTCGGCAGGGGTTCTTATGTATGGGTAGAATTCGTCTAATATCTTTTCAGCATGCTTCACGTGCTCAAGCAGTCCCTTCTTCTTCATGAACTCGATATTCTTCTTTCCTAAATCGAAGCCCTTTGCCAGGGTGAAGACGTTTGCGACCAATCCTCCCGTTAAGATTATGTCAGCCCTTCCCTTCTTGAGCACGTTCTCTGCAACCTTTAAGGAATCATCAACCTTTGCCCCTCCCAGGACATAGACCTTTGGCTCCTCCTTGCTGTAGTATGCCTTCATCAGAGCCTCTATCTCTTTTTCCATTAGAAACCCCATTATCATTGGTTTAATCCTTGCAAAGCCAACCAAGGACGGTTGACTTCTATGAGCGGCTGCAAATGCATCATTCACAACATAATCTATAACCTCAGAAAGCTTTCTCACAAAAAATGTCTTTTCACATTCCTCTATCGGTTTATTTTTGACTTCTTCGGCTGAAAACCTCAGATTCTCCAAGATTATCACTTCACCGGGCTTCATGCTCCTGATCTTATCCCTTGCATACTTACCGAATATGTCCTCAACGTATTCAACGTGCTGATTCAAAAGCCCTGAGAGTATCCTTGCATGCTCTTCCGTCGTTGAATAGTCATCACTATAGGGCTTTCCTTGATGTGTTCCAATTACGACTTTGGCCCCATTTTCTACTAGGAATTCTATAGTTGGCAGTACAGCTCTGAATCTTGCATCACTGATTATCTTACCGTCCTTCATTGGTGAATTTAAATCAACCCTTAGAAAAACGGTCTTATTGTGAAAGTTAAATTCCTCCAACCTAAACATCTCACCACCGAGATTTGAATAAAAGGAGAAAGTTAAGAAAGTTTTGCTAGATTATGCCAAGTTTATATGCCAGCTCCGCGTTCAACACGGAACCTCCCGCAGCTCCTCTCACCAGGTTATGCCCAAGGGTCACGTACTTTATTCCCTCGCTAGTCCTCTCAAGCCTTCCAACTGTAACGGTCAAGCCTTTTCCTCTGTCCCTATGCAATCTTGGCTGAGGAATTTCAGTGTAAACTATGGGTTTCTCGTAGGAGGGCAATTTTAGATCTTTTAATGGATCAAAATTTTCAAACGCTTCTCTTATGCTCTTGACATCTGGATTCTCCAACTCAACGAAGACCGCTTCAGTGTGTCCATGTATAACTGGAACTCTTGTTGCTATTGCAATGACATCGAAAGATGCAAGCTCAATTTTGTCTCCCTTTAACTCTCCCATGATCTTTCTGCTCTCATTTTCTATCTTCCATTCCTCTCCGCTTATGAATGGAATCACGTTGTCTTGAATTGCATACGCTGAAAGTCCAGAGAATCCAGCTCCACTTATCGCCTGCATTGTTGCTACTCTGACCTTCTTGATTCCAAAATCCCTGAGAGGTGCAAGCGAGAGGGTTAGTATGGCTGTTGAACAGTTAGGATTGGTGACTATGAAGCCTTTCCATCCTCTTCTTTTTCTCTGGACTTCTATTAGTCTGAGATGTTCTTTATTGACCTCAGGAACGAGTATTGGTACATCCTCATCATAACGATGGGCCCTAGCATTTGTGAATACTGGAATGTCCCTTGCGAGCTTTTCCTCCACTTCTCTTGATATCGAAGCTGGAAGGGCATTGAAAACAAGATCAACTCCTGGATTCTCCAGGAATTCCTCAAGGCTTATTACATAATAATCCCTGAATTCCTCTGGGGAATCTTCAACTATCTCTCCATACTTCTTTCCAGCTGATCTTTCAGACGCTACCAATTTTTCGACTTTGAACCATGGATGCTCCTCCAACAGCTTTACAAATGTTCTACCTACTAAACCCGTTGCACCTAAGACTGCAGCTCTCTTCATTCCATCACCCTCCTAAATGCCTCTAGTGTCGGTTCTATAGGTTCGGGCAACTTGAAATTCCTAAGAACAACATCAGGATCCTTAAGCCCATGACCTGTTGTTATCAAAACGAAGCTTTCATCCTTGTTGACCTTGCCCTCACTTAACAGCTTAATTAGCCCAGCAAGGGAAGCTGCAGAGGCAGGTTCAACGAAGAGACCCTCCTTTGAAGCAAGCATTCTCTGAGCCTTTAATATCTCCTCATCACTAACAACCTCAAACATGCCGCCTGATTCTTCAACTGCCCTCCATGCCTTCTCCCAGTTTGCAGGATTTCCAATCCTTATTGCCGTTGCAACGGTTTCTGGGTTCTTTTCGGGCCTAAATTCTCTTCTCTCTTTCCAAGCTTTAGCTAGAGGTGATGCCCCCTTAGCCTGTATGCCTATCATTCTGGGCAACTTATCTATAACTCCAGCCTCATGCAGTTCCTTGAATCCCTTCCATATTGCCGATATGTTTCCGGCATTTCCAACTGGCAGGACTATATTGTCGGGAACCTTCTGTAGTTGATCATAGATTTCGTAGGCTATTGTTTTCTGTCCCTCTAGTCTGAATGGATTTATTGAATTCAGCATGTATATCCCAAGTTCCCTGCTTGCTTCAATTACCACGCGAAGTGCATCGTCGAAGTTCCCCTTTATTGGAATTACCTTCGCTCCATATATTATAGCTTGGGCAAGTTTCCCTAGAGCTATCTTCCCGCTTGGCACAAGGACGTATGCTCCTATCCCTGCCTTAGCCGCATACGCTGCCAAAGATGCCGAGGTGTTTCCAGTTGATGCACAAACAACTCTCTTCATCCCAAGCTCAAGTGCCTTTGAAACTCCAACAGTCATTCCTCTATCCTTGAATGAACCAGTAGGATTTGCACCCTCATTCTTGGCGTATAGCTCCTTCACCCCAAGGATCTTTTCCAGATTATTTAACCTGTATAGGGGAGTTCCTCCCTCGTTCAGAGAAACCCTCTTCTTTACAGGTAGCCAGCTCTCGTATTTCCACAACGTAATGTTATTTCCATCAAATATCTTTGTATCTACCTTATCAAGGTCTATGACAACCTCCAGCAATCCTCCACATTCACACCTGTACCTTATTTCATCCTCTGGATATTCCCTTCCACATCTTATGCATCTCAATACCATTTTGCACCCCTTCCCGTTTTTGTTACCCAAAATTCAGCTTTTATCCCGAGTTCCTCAAACCTTTCCTTCATCGCTCTTCCAATGTCTCTTAAGTTCTCCCCCACCGCAAATAAACTTGGGCCAGATCCAGAGATCGTGACTCCATATGCCCCGGCTTCAAGCCCCGCCTTTCTAACCTCGTCAAACCACGGCATTAGTCTCTTTCTATACGGAAGGGCCAAGTTGTCGTCAAGTAATCTGCCAACGGTCTCTATGTCTCCCTCTTTTAGAGCAAGAACGAGACTGGATGCCATCGCCAAATTCTTTACTGCATCTTTCAATGGCACCTTTTCCGGCACGACCTTTCTTGCTTCTCTTGTAGGGACTTCAACTTCTGGAAGAACAACGACGACCTTCAGCTCAACATCGATTCTATGAACCCTCAGGGGTTTAAGCGACTCCAATATGTTGAAACCTCCATAATATGAGGGAACAACGTTATCTCCGTGAGGACTTCCAGATGCAGCCCTCTCACCTTCAAGTGCCGCCATTATTATGAGCTCATCGTTATCCACTCCAAGCACCCTCGCAGCCGCAAGTGCTCCTGCAACTGAAGAGGCTCCAGAGCTACCAAGCCCGCTTTTTGGCCTTATTCCCTTCTTCAGTTTTATACTAACTCCCCCCTCTTCACCAACCATTCTGAATAGTGCTTTAGCTGAGACTATCGCGACGTTGCTATCATCCCTGGGCACGTCATGGCCTTCAACCTCTATCTCAAAGCTGTCACTCTCCTTAACCACGACCTCATCTCCAGGCTCTTCAATGGCCATTCCAAACACGTCAAATCCTGGCCCAAAGTTCGCTATTGTTGCTGGTGCGTAAATTCTCTTCTTCACGTTCTACCACCTCCCTGTGAATCTCCCTAATCGTTTCGAGAAGATCCTCCTTTGCAACAACTACCTTGACAAAACCCTCTCTTTTCTCCTCAATTTCGAATCCCGAAAGATCAATATCCTTCCCGACTACGAAGATCTCGGCAAAATCTCCCCTTACTTTATGGACTATAATTGGGAAATTGCTTCTAGCATTTAGAACGATTGTCCCAAACTTCCAGTCCTTTGTCTTTCCGAATATTATTGGGATGTCCCCTGCCACAGGGTCAACTGCCTTCCAGTGTAGGGCTTTCATTCCAAGCTTTGCCGCCACCTTTATCTCTTCATAGGATAGGTATGGTATTAGGCGGGCGCTTGGGACTAGCTTTGGATCCGCAGTAAAGATACCCTCAACATCACTCATTATCAGAACGCACCTGGAGTTGAGGATCCTGGCTAAAGCCGTGGCCGAGTAATCACTCCCTCCCCTCCCAAATGTTGCCCTGAAACCATTTAAATTACCATAGAACCCTGGAATGACGGGAATTACTCCGCTTTTTATTAGCCTTATTAGTTTTCCGGCTCTCCTTCTGCTCTTTTCAATATTGATGTACGCATCTCCAAATTCACCTTCCGCCATGAGGAATTCCAAAGGATCAACAACCTTGCTTTTTAGTCCAAGGAGTTCCAGACCTTCGGCAAATATCTTTGCTGATATCCTTTCGCCAAGGGATACTATCTCATCCTTTAACGCTCTAGGAGGCAAATATTTCCTGAAGTCTATGTTCACCTTAGTGTCCAGGCCATGGAAGCTCAAGAATTCCTCGTGTATTCTCTCTACCCTGAACAATGCCTCTTTATCACCATCGGCAAATCTTATCAGTTCGTCTGTAACTCCTTTCAATGCAGAAACGACAACCACTATAGGTCTTTTCTCGGAAAGGTACTTTACAAGTTCCAGAGCTTCCTCAAAAGCATATCTAACAGAACTACCACCAAATTTAACAACCGATAGTTTGTAAACCACCCATTTTAGTTCACCTCGTTGCCAAAGAGTTTTCGGAAGATTAATAAAATTTTCTGCTAAAGCTTTGGTTAAATGTCATATGTTCAAAACCTTTTCTAACTTTATGTCTATTTATCCCAACATGTTTCCTGGATTCCTGGAGCATTGACAACACGTCCCCAAAGATTACCTTGTGAAGTTCTCTGATTATCCTCATCCCCTCGTCCCTTGGAACGTCATAGAGTCTCCAAAATGGTCCTTCGTCTATGATTCTATACCCTAGTTCCTCTTCGACGTTTATAAGTAGTAACCCATCTTTGTAAGTCATCAGTGGCATTCTCGATGTTCTATCGCTAATTACTGTTCCCATCCTCCAATTGTTCGTTTTACCAAATAGCATGAGAATCCTCTCTTCCTTTGCAAGCTCTGCAGCTTTCCATTGAATTGCCTTCATTCCATGCTTAGCCGCAACTAAGGCTTCCTCGTAGGATAGGTATGGTATTAGGCGGGCGCTTGGGACTAGCTTTGGATCCGCAGTAAAGATACCCTCAACATCACTCATTATCGCAACTAGCTCTGAGTTTAATATAACTCCAAGGGCCACGGCAGAGTAATCGCTTCCTCCCCTTCCCAGCGTTATCCTGTATCCATCCATACCTCCTATGAATCCAGGAACAACTGGAATCTTTCCAGTATCTATGATCTCGCGAATTATCTTCGCATTTCTCTTGCTCTTCTTTATATCTATGAAACCGTCACCAAACTTACCATAAGCAGAAAACAGCTCCCAGGGATAGATTACTTGACCATCAACAGCCTCAGCAAAGATCGTTGCTGAAAGAAGCTCTCCAATGCTGAGAATATGATCCTTAAGAGCCTCCCTAGGAATTGGAGGAGGATTGAAAAGTTCTCGAAGATAGGGGGAGAGTATCTTGGGATCAATTCCGTTGGCCCTAGCAAATCTTACATAGCTCTCGGCGACTTCGATTGCATACTTGGTGTTGAACGTCTCGGCATACTTAATCAACGTATCCGTAACTCCCTTTAATGCAGAGACAACTACAGCCACTTCTTTCTCTTCGAATATGGATTTGGTTAGCGATACTGCCTCATTAAAGTCATTCTTAACTGAACTCCCTCCAAATTTTAGCACTATCATTTCCTCTCACCTCACGTTCTCTCCCTGGGCGTTTTCTTTTTATATAATTTTCGACATATTTTTAGGATTTTAATATTCCCAATAAGAATAAAACTTTTGATAGTAATATGAATATTTAATCAAAGGAATATTGAACAAAATTGGCCAGAAATACTTAAGAATATATTCATATGAAACTTATTTGATAAAAATGCTCTGTCTAAGGAACGTTAGTTACACAAGGGAGAGAGTGAAAATCCTCCAAGAAATAAATATGACATTTAAAGAGGGCATAAGTTACTCAATACTGGGCCCAAATGGAGCTGGCAAGTCCACCATAGCAAGAATTATCATTGGCGAGCTAAAGCCTACATCAGGGCAAGTTCTCCTCGATGGGAGGGATATAACTAACCTCACAATAACTGAAAGAGCAAAACTTGGAATAAGCATGGCATGGCAAGAACCAGCGTATTATGAAGGGATAAGAATTAAGGAATACCTGATCCTAGGTGGGAAACTGAAAATTAAAGAAGAAGAGATACGGAGGGCTCTTGAGTTAGTTGGTCTTCCCTATGAGCTCTACGCTGATAGAATTCTTGATAAAACACTCAGCGGTGGCGAAAGAAAGAGGATTGAGCTCGCTTCTTTGTTACTTCTCAAGCCAAGGTATGCAATTTTAGATGAGCCAGATTCTGGGTTAGATATAACAGCTCGTGAGCTCATTGAAAACATCTTAGAGTCGTTTAAAAAGACTGGAACAACAGTCATCTTAATCACACACCACGAAGAAATAGCGGAGAAAACAGACTTTGCTTACTTCGTTTGCGCTGGCAGGCTTATTAAGAAGGGCTTCTCATGGGAAGTTGTTGAATACTATAAAAAGGCCTGTGAGAGATGCTTCTTGATGGAGGGGTTTTCATGACAATAAAACTTGTGAAGGAGTATGAGGCACTTCTCAAAATTTACGAGCGTGAGGGGCTCAACAAATCGCTTTTTGATAATCGAGTTGCAGCTATAATAATCAGCGGAGACAGAATAATTGGCCTTAATAATATTCCTGGTGTTAAGATAGAAGGTAAGGAAACAGAAAATGGTGTTGAAGCAAAAGTTATAATTGAGGACAATGTTGAACTTCCCTTTCCAGTTCATCTTTGCACAGGTTATCTAAAAAGTGATGGCTACCAGAGAACCATCTTTAATATAATCATTGGAAAAAACTCAAAGGTAAAGTTTACTTCTCATTGCATCTTCCCCTATGCAAAAAACTTCACTCATGAAGCGATGTCAAAGATAACAGTAGGGGAGGGTTCTACCGTAATATATGAGGATGAGCATATACATGGTGAAGGTGTTAAGATGATAAGCAGAACTGAAGTAGAAGTTAAGAGTGGAGGTCGCTATACAGGTAAATTTTCCCTTCTCAAACATCGAGCAAGGGAAGTTAAGCTCGAGACGATAGTAAAACTTAGTAATAAGGCGATAGCAGAGTTAACATCAAAGATCAAGGCAGTGAAAGATGACATCGTTGAAATAAGGGAAGTACTCTGGCTTGAGGGAGCATATTCTCGTGGTGAAATCAAGAGCACAGTGGTGGCATTTGATAACTCGAAAGTAAACGTCATGAATGAAGCCTATGGAGTAGGGGATTATGCTAAAGGTCACATTGAATGTCATGAAATCGTGAAAGGAAAGGCAGATGTTCAGACGGTTCCCTTGTTGAGGGTAAGAAATGAAAAAGTTGAACTGACACATGAAGCATCCATAGGAAGGATAAACGAATTCCAACTAATCCAGCTGATGGCAAAGGGATTAAGTGAGGAAGAAGCAACAGACTTTATCATTAAAGGTCTCCTGAGGGATTAATACACTTCTCACATCTCATGCTCTTTCTTTATTTTCTCTCTCCACTTTGGATCAATTTCAAGAACCTGATCTATAAAGGCTCTAACAACGTCTTTAATGGATCCATATACACCCGTTATTACCTGAATTCCAAGCTCGGTGAAGTAACTAATGGCTTTCCTACCCATACCATATGCAAGCACAACATCTCCCCCGTGTTCTTTTACAAAATTTGGTAGATCTCCAGGTTCATGCTCTTCAAAGGGAACTTCTATAACCTCAAAACCTTTTATTTCATTATCATCAACGTCCACGAAAACAAAGTACCTAGCCTTTCCAAAGTGCATACTTACTTTACTCTCCAATCCTCTATCATCCTCAGCTGGAATTGCGAGCCTCATTGATGCCACCATTCTCATGAACAGATTTTCAAATATAAATCTTGTGCATCACTGACATTAGAGGACAAGGGATTATCCTTCAAGATCCAAAAGAAAAAGTATAGTAAAGATAAAAGATCACTCGAGCTTCTTGTAGCAGAACCACCAGTCGTAGCACTCAATTTCTCCTCTAGCCTTAGCCTCTTCCCTCTGCTTCTTCTCCTCAACGGTTGAAGCTGGTGGGATTATTACCTTGTCACCAATCAGCTCGTTGTTTGGCCACTTGTGTGGAAGTGCAACTCCCTTCTCAGTACTTATCTTGAGGGCCTTTACGAGCCTTAGTATCTCATCCCAGTCCCTACCGACTTCAGCTGGGTAGTAAACGATGGCCCTTATAATACCCTTGTCATCAACGACGAAGACCGCTCTAGCTGTTATCGTTGAACCGCTTGGAATCATGCCAAGCTTATCAGCAAGCTCTCCCCTATCATCTGCTATAATTGGGAACTCAATCTCGACACCGAGGTTCTCCTTTATCCACTCCATCCACTTAATGTGGGCAAATACTTGATCAACGCTTAGCCCTATGGGCTCAACGCCCAGCTTCCTGAACTCCTCAAGCCTCTTTTGCATTCCATAGAATTCAGTCGTACAAACTGGTGTGAAGTCAGCCGGGTGGCTGAAGAGGATGAACCACTTTCCTTGCTTTGTAAAGTGGTCCGGCAACTTAATTACTCCGTGGGTTGTCTTTACCTCAACTTCTGGGAACTTTTCTCCTATCACTACCATTTCGATCTCCTCCTTAATTTTGTTCTCAATATGAACTAATGAAGTTCGAACTTATAAGTTTTTCGGTTATGTTAATTTCCAAATTGATGCGAAAGGATGCCGAAGAACTTGCCAAGATCCTCTATAAGCTGTACATCAACGATAGGGTTCTAGCTAAGATTCGTCTCAAAAAGATTGAAAGTAAAGTCAAGAGCAAGATTATGATTTATGAAAAGAGAGAAAAACTAGGCCTTTCAAGGTTCACCAACTCTAAAGGCTAGGAGATGCCTGGAAGGGCGAGGAGGATGTCAGCATTAGTTATATCTGTTAACATGGTTAGTTAGGAAGTTTCCATGATCTTAAATAGGACATAAAACCATGATGTGGCTAAAACACCCTTTCATGATTATAGAGTTTTTGGTTTTGATCTTTGACTTAGATTGCGCTATGCCTACTTCCTTCATGGCTTTTTCACACTTTGTGGCTCTTTAGTTGCCTTAGGTTTGGCGGGGGTTATGGCAAGAGTCTACAGATATTTAGTAGGGAGAGATACAAATGTTAAAATGTCAAAAAGCTTAGAATTACAGCCTTGAGTGGAGTATGGCTATATATTGTCCTTGATTCGTTCCTCTACACGGATATAAACCCTCTCTTTCCTATGATCTGAAATCCGTCTTACAGAGTATTTTCAAGTTTCACTGTTTATTTGTTGTGTTCACTTTCATTTCTAATAAGCACTCTCCTAATCTTCATGAGAAGGTGGAGAGCTTAGTAGACTCTTAAGCCTGTCAATTCTCTCTTCAATTGAGGGATGTCTGTGAAGGATATTAAACCACTTTGGAGTTCTCCGTGGTATCTTTTCCCTTTCGCTTATCTTCTCAAGTGCCCTTATCATTGCCTCAGCACCAACTAGATTTGCCGCGAACTCATCTGCCTCAAATTCATGTTGGAAGGTCATCCTCATGTATCTGTAAAGCATGCCAAGTATCAAAATTGCAAAAGATGCTATGATTAAGGCTATCTCGACAAATGAAGAAGCATGTATTGATTCAAGAATGAAAGGTAGAAGGGATAGTGGGGCAATTGAAAGGATAACCACTCCATAGTCTTTAAGCAAATGTTTCTTTTTAATATGCCCAAGTTCGTGAGCAATAACTGCAAGTATCTCATCTTTATCAAGGTTTTCAAGCAAACCCTCCGTTATAAATACCGTTTTTCCCTTGGCTCCAGTAACGAGTGCAGCAAGTCCTTCATCTTGGATAACGTATATCTCCTCAACTTCAACATTAATACGCCTGCAGAGGTTTTCAATTGTTTCCCTCAACTCATTCTGAAGTGGTTTACCCTTTCCAATCCTTCTGAGGATAACTGCAGTTCCTTCAGCGACAACCAGGAAAAGAATAGCGTAAATTGGAAGCCTTAGTTTCCACGGAAAGAGCTCTGGAATTACAATGAAGACCGACGCAACTATGACAATGAAGCAAAATACCAAGATTAATGTCAGAATTGTTCCAGGCTTCTTTAACCTTTCCTCTTCAAGGAAAGCCACTAATATTAGGGTTGAGATAGAAATCGACAATATAACTGGAAGGAAGAGTAAAAGCATGTCAAGAGGGCTCACAAATTTACTCACAAAATCAAAAAATCCCAGGAATCCAGAGACACTAAATATGACTGCACAGAGTATAATGCTGACTATGTACACTTTTTCAAGCCTGATTACCATCTCTTGCTTCTCACTTCTCCGAATTCTCCTCC
The window above is part of the Pyrococcus sp. NA2 genome. Proteins encoded here:
- a CDS encoding NifB/NifX family molybdenum-iron cluster-binding protein, with the protein product MRLAIPAEDDRGLESKVSMHFGKARYFVFVDVDDNEIKGFEVIEVPFEEHEPGDLPNFVKEHGGDVVLAYGMGRKAISYFTELGIQVITGVYGSIKDVVRAFIDQVLEIDPKWREKIKKEHEM
- a CDS encoding peroxiredoxin, which produces MVVIGEKFPEVEVKTTHGVIKLPDHFTKQGKWFILFSHPADFTPVCTTEFYGMQKRLEEFRKLGVEPIGLSVDQVFAHIKWMEWIKENLGVEIEFPIIADDRGELADKLGMIPSGSTITARAVFVVDDKGIIRAIVYYPAEVGRDWDEILRLVKALKISTEKGVALPHKWPNNELIGDKVIIPPASTVEEKKQREEAKARGEIECYDWWFCYKKLE
- a CDS encoding M48 family metallopeptidase — encoded protein: MMWKVLLVISIIIPPLMVFIEGRRIRRSEKQEMVIRLEKVYIVSIILCAVIFSVSGFLGFFDFVSKFVSPLDMLLLFLPVILSISISTLILVAFLEEERLKKPGTILTLILVFCFIVIVASVFIVIPELFPWKLRLPIYAILFLVVAEGTAVILRRIGKGKPLQNELRETIENLCRRINVEVEEIYVIQDEGLAALVTGAKGKTVFITEGLLENLDKDEILAVIAHELGHIKKKHLLKDYGVVILSIAPLSLLPFILESIHASSFVEIALIIASFAILILGMLYRYMRMTFQHEFEADEFAANLVGAEAMIRALEKISEREKIPRRTPKWFNILHRHPSIEERIDRLKSLLSSPPSHED